A window from Leptothermofonsia sichuanensis E412 encodes these proteins:
- a CDS encoding DJ-1/PfpI family protein, producing MTGKNILMLVGDFVEDYEVMVPFQALQMVGHTVHAVCPNKKSGDFVRTAVHDFEGDQTYSEKPGHNFTLNATFDAIQPETYDALVIPGGRAPEYIRLNAEVIRIVQHFASANKPIAAICHGAQLLAAADVVRGKRCSAYPACGPEVTRAGGQYVDIPVTDAVVDGNLVTAPAWPAHPRWLAEFLTVLGTRIEQVNWRLCEQTT from the coding sequence ATGACCGGGAAAAATATCCTGATGCTGGTTGGAGATTTTGTTGAAGATTACGAAGTTATGGTGCCTTTTCAGGCATTGCAGATGGTTGGGCATACGGTTCATGCCGTTTGTCCCAATAAGAAGTCAGGTGACTTTGTGCGCACAGCCGTTCATGATTTTGAAGGTGACCAGACCTACAGTGAAAAACCTGGACACAACTTCACCCTGAATGCAACCTTTGATGCGATTCAGCCTGAAACCTATGATGCGCTGGTGATTCCTGGCGGACGAGCACCTGAATACATTCGCCTGAATGCGGAAGTGATTCGGATTGTGCAGCACTTTGCCAGTGCCAACAAACCGATCGCCGCTATTTGTCACGGTGCTCAGCTTCTTGCTGCCGCCGATGTGGTCAGGGGCAAACGCTGCTCTGCCTATCCTGCCTGCGGTCCAGAAGTAACCCGTGCTGGTGGGCAATATGTGGATATTCCTGTCACCGATGCGGTAGTTGATGGCAATCTGGTTACTGCCCCAGCATGGCCTGCCCATCCCAGGTGGTTGGCCGAATTCTTAACAGTTTTAGGCACCCGGATTGAGCAGGTAAACTGGCGGCTGTGTGAGCAGACAACTTGA